In Flavobacterium cerinum, one genomic interval encodes:
- a CDS encoding T9SS type A sorting domain-containing protein — MKKKLLFAFLFLTAFAEHSFSQTYVPMLNNSSWNIVSANFGGGQNLVINPGVDVVIGSYTYKKFFDPSTNSDVYLREDTTARKVYRNINGVDRLLYDFSLQVSSTITLGNGSTYTVISITDVTVNGGTRRRFSLDNGFFSETWIEGVGSSQHPFRPSYEMPSDPYIYLTCSAQNGVNVYNHNLANGQSTPTDCSMLGLDDPKYSNREIHFAPNPFQTELTITTKSGFRNATLEIYNSIGQLVKKVSDLNGETVNIKRENLTSGLYFTHLTEAGKTISKNKIIITD, encoded by the coding sequence ATGAAGAAAAAATTACTTTTTGCTTTTTTGTTTTTAACTGCATTTGCAGAGCACTCTTTTTCCCAGACATATGTGCCGATGTTAAACAATTCGTCATGGAATATTGTAAGCGCTAATTTTGGCGGAGGTCAAAATTTAGTCATTAATCCGGGTGTTGATGTGGTAATCGGTTCTTATACCTATAAGAAATTCTTTGATCCGTCAACCAATTCTGATGTATACCTGCGGGAAGATACAACTGCCCGAAAAGTATACCGGAATATAAATGGTGTTGACCGACTATTATACGATTTTAGCCTACAGGTTTCAAGTACCATTACGTTAGGCAACGGGAGTACTTATACCGTAATTTCTATCACTGATGTTACTGTTAACGGCGGTACAAGAAGACGATTTTCGTTAGATAACGGTTTTTTTAGCGAAACCTGGATTGAAGGAGTAGGAAGTAGTCAGCATCCGTTCCGACCTTCTTATGAAATGCCTTCGGATCCTTATATTTATCTGACGTGTAGTGCTCAAAATGGTGTAAATGTTTACAATCATAATCTTGCCAACGGGCAATCGACTCCAACGGATTGTTCAATGTTAGGTCTGGATGATCCGAAATATTCAAACCGTGAAATCCATTTTGCACCCAATCCTTTCCAAACGGAACTAACGATAACAACAAAATCAGGTTTCCGAAATGCGACATTAGAAATATACAATTCAATTGGCCAACTGGTTAAAAAAGTATCCGATTTAAACGGAGAGACAGTAAATATTAAGCGGGAAAACCTAACTAGCGGACTCTATTTTACCCATTTAACAGAAGCAGGAAAAACGATTTCAAAAAATAAGATAATTATTACAGACTAA
- a CDS encoding 3'-5' exoribonuclease domain-containing protein produces the protein MSYIMVDIESDGPIPGDYSMISFGAVLVDDHLDKTFYGKLKPISDKWIPEALAVSGFSREETLTFEEPHIVMQNFADWIKEHSKGRQPVFISDNNGFDWMFICWYFHHFIQKNPFGHSSQNLGSLYKGVVKDMFQNFKHLRVTKHTHNPVDDAKGNAEALLTIKKEFELKISLK, from the coding sequence AATGGTTGATATTGAATCGGACGGACCTATTCCCGGCGATTATTCGATGATTTCATTCGGAGCTGTTCTGGTTGATGATCATTTAGATAAGACGTTTTACGGAAAGTTAAAACCGATTTCCGACAAATGGATTCCGGAAGCATTAGCCGTTTCGGGATTTAGTCGAGAAGAAACGCTAACATTTGAAGAACCGCATATTGTAATGCAAAATTTCGCCGATTGGATTAAAGAACATTCAAAAGGGCGCCAACCGGTTTTTATCAGCGATAATAATGGTTTTGACTGGATGTTTATCTGTTGGTATTTTCATCATTTTATCCAAAAAAATCCGTTCGGACACAGTTCTCAAAATTTAGGAAGCCTATATAAAGGCGTTGTAAAAGATATGTTTCAGAATTTTAAGCACTTAAGAGTCACCAAGCATACGCATAATCCTGTGGATGACGCAAAAGGAAATGCCGAAGCATTATTGACAATTAAAAAGGAATTTGAATTAAAGATAAGTTTGAAGTAA
- a CDS encoding macro domain-containing protein, with protein sequence MEIKYTKGDATNPTTEGNKIIVHICNDIGGWGKGFVMAISKKWKKPEEEYRAWFKSKANFALGEVQFVEAEPSVWIANIIGQHKINKDENGDPPIRYEAVLSGLEKVGQFAENNQASVHMPRIGCGLAGGTWDKIEPLIKSSLSDKGISVTVYDF encoded by the coding sequence ATGGAAATAAAGTATACAAAAGGAGATGCAACAAATCCTACAACAGAGGGAAATAAAATCATAGTACACATCTGTAATGATATAGGAGGTTGGGGAAAAGGATTTGTTATGGCGATTTCTAAAAAGTGGAAAAAACCGGAGGAGGAATACAGAGCGTGGTTTAAATCGAAAGCGAACTTTGCTTTGGGAGAAGTTCAATTTGTTGAAGCTGAGCCGTCAGTTTGGATAGCCAATATTATCGGTCAACATAAAATAAACAAAGATGAAAACGGTGATCCGCCAATTCGATATGAGGCCGTTTTATCCGGACTTGAAAAAGTAGGACAATTTGCTGAAAATAATCAGGCTTCCGTTCATATGCCCAGAATCGGTTGCGGATTAGCCGGCGGTACCTGGGACAAAATAGAACCTTTGATCAAAAGTAGTTTAAGTGATAAAGGGATTTCAGTGACGGTGTATGATTTTTAA
- a CDS encoding reprolysin-like metallopeptidase, with translation MKKKLLYVATSFCLFASAYGQGSLWTKTSPERLKMYEKTERASQPNDFQLFSLDLPALKAKLEAAPMRSNAISNLILSFPAANGKIENYQIYESPVMEAELAAKYPGIKSYIGKGIDDPSATINFSVTLFGLHTMTLSGKTGTSYIDPYTKDLKNYIIYNKKALQSSRAFSCMVQDDHEAVSGRLIQNPETAMASDGKYRVYRLAMACTIEYAAYHVNAAGLSGGTLAQKKAAVLAAMNVTMTRVNGLYERDMSLHMNIVANNDLIIYIDSDNFTNSPTMINEIQPIVDAAIGAGNYDIGHGVCTTDSGIAQLNSPCTSNKARGITGQPNPVGDPFDIDYVAHEMGHQYGATHTQNNACNRTDATAVEPGSASTIMGYAGICAPNVQAHSDAHFHTVSIAQMQTFVNAGGSCAVTTNNGNAAPIVNAGANFTIPYGTAFILKGSATDTAGESLTYCWEQTNNQVSTQPPTATATTGPNFRSLPPSTSPNRFMPRFEDVMAGNLVPTWEVVPNVARTMNFALTVRDNKAPNGGQTGRGDMTVTFANTGPFRITSPSVANVSWDRGSSQTVTWDVAGTTANGINTANVNIRISMDNGVTFTTLVANTPNDGSEVITVPNTASPNCRIMIEAVGNIFYALSKNIAVGYTITNACETFTNNTVTAIPDGPNPTTSTAGPTLTSNLNVTAAQTITDVNVNVNVTHQWIRDLITRVKHPDGTEVALASRICNDQDGFNITFNDGSPSIVCTAPITTGTFAPNQPLSALNGKVSNGNWQLLINDYFQGDTGNLNSWSVEVCYETAVLGTDSFGLQDFMIFPNPNNGNFNIQFKSASANDIKVNVHDIRGREIFTKSFQNTGLFNQNLELRNVQTGIYIVTVQDGERKEVQKIVIK, from the coding sequence ATGAAAAAAAAGCTACTCTATGTCGCGACCAGTTTCTGTCTGTTCGCTTCAGCTTACGGCCAAGGTTCTTTGTGGACCAAGACGAGCCCTGAGCGACTGAAGATGTATGAAAAAACGGAAAGAGCTTCTCAACCGAATGATTTCCAATTGTTTTCACTTGATCTTCCTGCTTTAAAAGCAAAATTAGAAGCTGCTCCGATGCGATCTAATGCTATTTCTAACCTTATTCTTTCTTTTCCTGCTGCCAACGGAAAAATAGAAAATTACCAGATTTATGAATCTCCTGTTATGGAAGCGGAATTAGCTGCAAAATATCCGGGTATTAAATCGTATATCGGTAAAGGTATTGACGATCCTTCTGCAACTATTAATTTTAGTGTGACCCTTTTTGGTCTTCATACGATGACATTGTCCGGAAAAACAGGTACTTCTTATATCGATCCGTACACTAAGGATTTAAAAAATTACATCATTTATAACAAAAAAGCACTACAATCATCACGTGCTTTTAGTTGTATGGTTCAGGACGATCATGAAGCTGTTTCAGGACGTCTGATCCAAAATCCGGAAACAGCTATGGCTAGTGACGGGAAATATCGCGTATACCGACTTGCAATGGCTTGTACTATTGAATATGCGGCCTACCATGTTAATGCAGCCGGTCTAAGCGGCGGTACATTGGCACAAAAAAAAGCAGCTGTTTTGGCCGCAATGAATGTTACAATGACTCGTGTTAACGGTTTGTATGAAAGAGATATGTCTTTACATATGAATATCGTTGCCAATAATGACTTAATTATCTATATCGACAGTGATAACTTTACGAATTCACCAACGATGATTAATGAAATTCAGCCGATTGTAGATGCTGCTATCGGTGCCGGTAATTATGATATCGGTCATGGTGTTTGTACTACCGATTCCGGAATTGCTCAATTGAACTCTCCATGTACAAGTAATAAAGCAAGAGGAATTACAGGACAGCCAAACCCGGTTGGAGATCCTTTTGATATTGATTATGTAGCACATGAAATGGGTCACCAATACGGAGCTACTCATACACAAAACAACGCTTGTAACCGTACGGATGCTACCGCTGTTGAACCGGGAAGCGCCAGTACAATTATGGGATATGCCGGAATTTGTGCGCCAAACGTACAAGCGCATTCTGATGCTCACTTCCATACGGTAAGTATTGCTCAGATGCAAACATTTGTAAATGCAGGTGGTAGTTGTGCCGTTACTACAAACAACGGAAATGCTGCTCCGATTGTAAATGCCGGTGCAAACTTTACTATTCCTTATGGTACTGCTTTTATTCTAAAAGGAAGTGCTACAGATACAGCAGGAGAATCATTAACCTACTGTTGGGAACAAACGAATAATCAGGTAAGTACGCAGCCGCCAACAGCTACTGCTACTACCGGACCGAATTTCAGATCCTTACCTCCTTCTACATCACCTAACCGTTTTATGCCGCGTTTTGAAGATGTTATGGCCGGTAATCTTGTACCAACATGGGAAGTAGTTCCGAATGTTGCCCGTACTATGAATTTTGCATTAACAGTAAGAGATAATAAAGCTCCTAACGGCGGACAAACCGGACGTGGCGATATGACAGTTACTTTTGCTAATACAGGACCTTTCCGTATCACCTCTCCTAGTGTTGCGAATGTTTCCTGGGATAGAGGTTCATCACAAACAGTAACATGGGATGTAGCCGGAACAACCGCAAACGGAATTAATACTGCAAACGTTAATATCCGTATCTCTATGGATAACGGTGTGACTTTTACAACATTAGTAGCTAATACACCAAACGACGGATCGGAAGTAATTACGGTACCGAATACCGCTTCTCCTAATTGTCGTATTATGATCGAAGCCGTGGGGAATATTTTCTATGCTTTGTCTAAAAACATTGCTGTTGGTTATACTATTACCAATGCTTGTGAAACTTTTACCAATAATACCGTTACTGCTATTCCTGACGGTCCAAACCCTACTACGTCTACTGCCGGACCGACATTGACTTCTAATTTGAATGTTACAGCAGCTCAAACAATTACTGATGTAAATGTAAATGTTAACGTAACGCATCAATGGATCCGTGATTTGATAACCAGAGTAAAACACCCTGACGGAACGGAAGTGGCTTTAGCTAGCCGTATTTGTAATGACCAGGACGGTTTTAATATTACATTTAATGACGGTTCTCCGAGTATTGTTTGTACTGCTCCGATTACAACCGGTACTTTTGCACCGAACCAACCGTTATCCGCTTTAAACGGAAAAGTTTCTAATGGAAACTGGCAATTATTGATAAATGACTATTTCCAGGGTGATACCGGTAATTTAAATTCATGGTCGGTTGAAGTATGTTACGAAACGGCTGTTTTAGGAACTGATAGTTTCGGATTACAGGATTTTATGATTTTCCCGAATCCGAATAACGGTAATTTTAATATTCAGTTTAAATCGGCTTCAGCTAACGATATCAAAGTGAATGTACACGATATCCGCGGTAGAGAAATCTTTACGAAATCGTTCCAAAATACCGGTTTATTTAACCAAAATCTGGAATTAAGAAACGTTCAGACCGGAATTTATATCGTTACGGTTCAGGACGGTGAAAGAAAAGAAGTTCAGAAAATTGTAATTAAATAA